The proteins below come from a single Coprobacter tertius genomic window:
- a CDS encoding hydrogenase maturation protease produces the protein MKEKKILVLGVGNLVLKDEGVGIHTIQVLEKMDLPPNVEILDGGTGGIFLIGTLQEYEHVIMIDATLDTNKPGTIRRLKPKFSSDYPILLSAHEIGLKDMIDAMLVQEKIPDIDLLAVTAKEVQEIGMQLSPEVESAIPEIILKVFSIINEIKSYN, from the coding sequence ATGAAAGAAAAGAAAATACTGGTACTCGGTGTAGGAAATCTCGTTCTCAAAGATGAAGGTGTGGGAATACATACCATTCAAGTTCTCGAAAAAATGGATCTGCCTCCAAATGTAGAAATACTTGACGGGGGAACAGGAGGTATTTTTCTTATAGGGACTTTACAAGAGTATGAACATGTAATTATGATAGATGCGACTCTCGACACGAACAAACCAGGTACAATAAGAAGGTTAAAGCCTAAATTCTCTTCAGACTATCCAATTCTTTTAAGTGCCCATGAAATAGGACTAAAAGATATGATAGATGCTATGTTGGTCCAGGAAAAAATCCCTGATATAGATCTATTGGCAGTCACAGCTAAAGAAGTACAAGAAATCGGAATGCAACTCTCCCCTGAAGTAGAATCTGCTATTCCCGAGATTATTTTAAAGGTCTTTTCTATAATCAACGAAATAAAAAGCTATAATTAA
- the mtgA gene encoding monofunctional biosynthetic peptidoglycan transglycosylase, producing MKLIRRIIKIALIVFFTSSIGSVVLLRFIPVYITPLMVIRSVQNISKGESPIWHHKWVSLENISHWLSQAVVASEDNLFMEHSGFDFVQIQKAIEENKTRKRPRGASTISQQTAKNVFLWPGHSFIRKGLEVYFTFLIEHIWGKKRIMEVYLNSIEMGKNIYGAEAVAREYFDITADKLSRARCALIAATLPNPIKYSSAHPSQYILKRQRQILSLMGKIEPVKFD from the coding sequence ATGAAACTTATACGACGTATTATAAAAATTGCTCTTATTGTTTTTTTTACATCTTCTATCGGATCAGTAGTACTCCTCCGTTTCATTCCTGTATATATAACTCCGTTAATGGTAATTAGGAGTGTACAGAATATTTCAAAGGGAGAATCTCCTATATGGCATCATAAATGGGTTTCATTAGAAAACATTTCTCATTGGTTATCTCAGGCTGTTGTAGCTTCGGAAGATAATTTGTTTATGGAACATTCGGGATTTGATTTCGTCCAGATACAAAAAGCGATCGAAGAAAATAAGACACGTAAAAGGCCCAGAGGGGCAAGTACTATTTCTCAACAAACGGCAAAAAATGTTTTTTTATGGCCAGGGCATTCATTTATCCGGAAAGGGTTAGAAGTTTATTTTACTTTTTTAATCGAACATATTTGGGGTAAAAAGCGTATTATGGAAGTTTATTTGAATTCGATCGAAATGGGGAAAAATATTTATGGAGCAGAAGCTGTTGCCAGAGAATATTTCGATATTACCGCCGATAAATTATCGAGGGCACGATGCGCACTTATTGCGGCAACATTGCCTAATCCGATTAAATATAGTTCAGCACATCCTTCTCAATATATATTGAAAAGACAACGGCAAATTTTATCTTTAATGGGGAAAATAGAACCGGTAAAATTCGATTAA
- a CDS encoding DUF4861 domain-containing protein produces the protein MKKILYLCLVAILAFSCSNKEKVNIRISNDSSFDRENENVEISVKEVRDKLQLSDKESFILVDNNGKQCIYQVTYDGKLIFPVSVKAGESLSYNITKGIPEHFKSKVYGRQFSEREDDIAWENDKIAFRTYGPALQATGEKAYGYDIWVKSVPDLVIEDRYANELNPEIKAKIKILKKKNPAAADSLYRSVSYHVDHGNGLDCYKVGPTLGAGTAALMSDNTIIYPYCYKTYEILDKGPLRFTVKLVYEPIIAFGESGIVETRIISLDAGSQLNKTIINYTGLTKEIPLAAGIVLHEAKGIADYTINIKDGYISYVDPTDNPKNNNGKIYVGVVIPGGISRVETLFFDKKEAIQRGADGHLLAINNYVPGSNYTYYWGAGWSKYGYNSKLDWDAYLARFSEFCNHPLKIEIK, from the coding sequence ATGAAAAAGATATTATATTTGTGTTTGGTAGCTATTTTAGCATTCTCATGCTCCAATAAAGAGAAAGTAAATATCCGGATTTCTAACGATTCTTCATTTGACCGAGAAAATGAGAATGTGGAAATTTCAGTTAAAGAAGTGAGAGATAAATTACAATTGTCTGATAAAGAATCTTTTATTCTTGTTGATAATAATGGTAAACAATGCATATATCAGGTGACATATGATGGTAAACTGATATTTCCCGTATCAGTTAAAGCGGGGGAAAGTTTATCTTATAACATTACAAAAGGTATTCCGGAGCATTTTAAGTCTAAGGTTTACGGTCGTCAATTTTCTGAAAGAGAAGATGATATTGCTTGGGAAAATGACAAAATAGCATTCAGAACTTATGGCCCTGCGTTACAAGCAACAGGAGAGAAAGCATATGGTTATGATATTTGGGTAAAATCTGTTCCCGATCTGGTAATAGAAGACAGATATGCAAATGAATTGAATCCTGAAATAAAAGCAAAGATCAAAATTCTGAAGAAGAAAAACCCTGCAGCTGCCGACTCGTTATATCGTTCTGTATCTTATCATGTAGATCATGGAAACGGACTCGATTGTTATAAAGTCGGCCCAACTTTAGGAGCAGGTACAGCGGCTTTGATGTCAGATAATACGATTATTTATCCTTATTGTTACAAGACGTATGAAATATTAGATAAAGGACCCTTACGATTTACTGTAAAATTAGTTTACGAACCGATCATCGCATTTGGAGAATCAGGAATTGTAGAAACTCGGATCATATCCCTCGATGCCGGCTCTCAATTGAATAAAACTATAATAAATTATACTGGATTAACAAAAGAAATTCCATTAGCAGCGGGTATTGTTTTACATGAAGCCAAAGGAATAGCTGATTATACCATTAATATTAAAGACGGCTATATTTCTTATGTAGATCCTACCGATAATCCTAAAAACAATAATGGGAAAATATATGTAGGAGTAGTTATTCCTGGAGGAATTAGCCGGGTTGAGACTCTTTTCTTCGATAAAAAGGAAGCTATTCAGAGGGGTGCTGATGGCCATTTATTAGCTATCAATAATTATGTACCCGGGAGTAACTATACTTATTATTGGGGTGCCGGCTGGAGTAAATACGGCTACAATAGTAAATTAGATTGGGATGCGTACCTTGCCCGATTTTCAGAATTCTGTAATCATCCATTAAAGATTGAAATTAAGTGA
- a CDS encoding gluconate 5-dehydrogenase: MVNFSLKGKIALVTGASYGIGFALASAFAKAGAKIVFNDIKADLVARGLAAYDAEGIKAYGYVCDVTDENEVNAMVARIEEEVGVIDILVNNAGIIKRIPMLEMSATDFRQVIDVDLNAPFILSKAVLPGMIKKGHGKIINICSMMSELGRETVSAYAAAKGGLKMLTRNIASEYGEYNIQCNGIGPGYIATPQTAPLREIQSDGSRHPFDQFIIAKTPAARWGTPEDLMGPAVFLASEASNFVNGHILYVDGGILAYIGKQP; this comes from the coding sequence ATGGTAAACTTTTCATTAAAAGGGAAGATTGCCCTGGTAACAGGGGCTTCTTATGGAATTGGTTTTGCATTAGCTTCGGCTTTTGCAAAGGCTGGAGCGAAAATCGTCTTCAACGATATTAAAGCCGATCTTGTGGCAAGAGGTCTTGCTGCCTATGATGCTGAAGGGATAAAGGCTTATGGATATGTCTGTGATGTTACGGATGAGAATGAAGTAAATGCGATGGTTGCCCGTATCGAAGAAGAAGTAGGCGTCATCGATATTTTAGTAAACAATGCGGGAATCATTAAGCGCATTCCCATGTTAGAAATGTCAGCTACAGATTTTCGTCAAGTGATCGATGTAGATCTGAACGCACCTTTTATATTGTCAAAAGCCGTTTTACCCGGTATGATAAAGAAGGGACATGGTAAAATTATTAATATTTGTTCGATGATGAGCGAACTCGGAAGAGAAACCGTTTCGGCATATGCAGCCGCAAAAGGCGGATTAAAAATGCTGACTCGCAATATTGCCTCTGAATATGGAGAATATAATATTCAATGTAACGGAATCGGTCCCGGTTATATTGCCACTCCACAAACGGCTCCATTACGTGAAATACAATCCGATGGAAGCCGTCATCCATTCGATCAGTTCATTATTGCTAAAACACCGGCAGCTCGTTGGGGGACTCCTGAAGATTTAATGGGACCAGCTGTATTTTTAGCATCAGAGGCGTCGAATTTCGTGAATGGACATATTCTTTATGTCGATGGGGGAATACTGGCTTATATTGGTAAACAACCTTGA
- the kduI gene encoding 5-dehydro-4-deoxy-D-glucuronate isomerase codes for MKTNYELKYACDPRDAKSYDTTRLRGDFLIERLFVDNEVNMVYSMYDRLIVGGAKPVDEDLLLESIDPLKAVHFLSRRELGIFNVGGPGRVKVGDVNFDLNYKEALYLGAGERTVVFESLDHKNPAKFYFNSAPAHKTYPDKKVTKNEAIVAEMGSMEGSNHRNINKMLVSQVLDTCQLQMGMTELKPGSVWNTMPAHTHSRRMEAYFYFELPEGNAVCHFMGEPKETRHIWMQNEQAVLSPEWSIHSAAATSNYTFIWGMGGENLDYGDQDFYKNTELR; via the coding sequence ATGAAAACAAATTATGAATTAAAATATGCTTGTGATCCTCGAGACGCAAAAAGCTATGATACTACACGGCTTCGTGGAGATTTTCTTATCGAAAGATTATTTGTAGATAATGAAGTAAATATGGTATATTCAATGTATGATCGACTAATAGTTGGAGGAGCTAAGCCTGTAGATGAGGACCTTTTGTTGGAATCTATCGATCCTTTGAAAGCCGTTCATTTTTTATCTCGCAGGGAATTGGGTATATTTAATGTCGGAGGCCCCGGTAGAGTAAAAGTCGGGGATGTAAATTTCGATCTGAATTATAAAGAAGCATTATATTTGGGTGCTGGTGAACGTACTGTTGTATTTGAAAGTTTAGATCATAAAAATCCAGCTAAATTTTATTTTAATTCGGCACCGGCACATAAAACATATCCCGATAAGAAAGTTACGAAAAACGAGGCTATTGTTGCAGAAATGGGCTCAATGGAGGGGTCGAATCACCGGAATATAAATAAAATGTTGGTTTCACAGGTTTTAGATACTTGCCAGCTACAAATGGGAATGACAGAGTTGAAGCCAGGTAGTGTATGGAATACGATGCCAGCTCATACGCATAGTCGAAGAATGGAGGCTTATTTTTATTTTGAACTACCTGAGGGCAATGCTGTTTGTCATTTTATGGGAGAACCAAAAGAAACACGTCATATATGGATGCAAAATGAACAAGCAGTTTTGTCTCCCGAATGGTCGATTCATTCTGCGGCCGCAACAAGTAATTATACATTTATATGGGGAATGGGTGGCGAAAATCTCGATTATGGAGATCAGGATTTTTACAAAAATACTGAATTGCGTTAA
- a CDS encoding LacI family DNA-binding transcriptional regulator: MGNLRKVTIYDLAKELNTSASTVSRALQNHPRISVKMKAAVLELAEKMNYHPDPVAHHLRTGKGLVLGVVVPRIDRHFFSSVIGGIESVAYANGYGVLVSQSNEKYEDEKSIVKTMMAKKIDGLAVSLASETIDYSHFENVMKNRIPLVFFDRVPLSHVSCTVEVDNFTAAYKVVCHLISQGCKRIAHLAGPLSISVYRQRYEGYLKALEDSGLKMMPELIIENSITLVTGEAAGIKILDMHVRPDGVFSAGDYSAIGLIHALKDGGLSVPEDIAVVGFANEPFDSFVDPPLSSVDQRNNEMGKNVAELLLSKIADPDNMHSIEHMVLDTNLVVRKSSLKW; encoded by the coding sequence ATGGGTAATTTACGCAAAGTTACGATATATGATCTTGCAAAAGAGCTAAATACATCTGCATCTACTGTATCGAGGGCTTTGCAAAATCATCCCCGTATAAGTGTTAAGATGAAAGCTGCGGTTTTGGAGTTAGCTGAAAAAATGAATTATCATCCCGATCCTGTAGCTCATCATTTACGAACAGGGAAAGGACTTGTACTCGGTGTCGTTGTGCCCCGTATTGATCGACATTTTTTCTCTTCGGTGATTGGAGGAATCGAGAGTGTAGCTTATGCTAACGGTTACGGGGTGCTCGTGTCTCAGTCTAATGAAAAATATGAGGATGAAAAATCGATTGTAAAAACGATGATGGCTAAAAAAATAGATGGTCTTGCGGTATCTCTTGCATCGGAGACGATTGATTACAGCCATTTCGAAAATGTGATGAAAAATAGAATTCCGCTCGTCTTTTTTGATCGTGTTCCGCTTTCGCATGTCAGTTGTACAGTTGAAGTAGATAATTTTACGGCTGCTTATAAGGTAGTATGTCATCTAATTAGTCAAGGTTGTAAGCGTATTGCTCATTTGGCTGGTCCTTTATCTATCAGTGTATATCGTCAGAGATACGAAGGGTATTTAAAAGCATTGGAGGATAGCGGATTAAAGATGATGCCAGAACTTATTATAGAAAACAGTATTACATTAGTTACCGGAGAGGCAGCAGGGATAAAAATTCTTGATATGCACGTTCGTCCCGATGGTGTATTTTCTGCAGGAGATTATTCCGCAATCGGATTAATCCATGCATTAAAAGATGGTGGTTTAAGTGTTCCTGAAGATATTGCAGTTGTCGGCTTTGCAAATGAACCGTTTGATTCTTTTGTTGATCCTCCTTTATCTTCTGTTGATCAGAGAAATAATGAAATGGGGAAAAATGTAGCTGAATTATTATTATCGAAAATAGCTGATCCTGATAATATGCATAGTATTGAACATATGGTATTGGATACAAATTTGGTAGTACGTAAATCTTCTTTGAAATGGTAA
- the prmA gene encoding 50S ribosomal protein L11 methyltransferase: MNDYAEVNIKIKPYNEVATDILSAMLADIGFESFVSDSNGLKAYIPFESLDLGNIESIFSDYPMDNLITFDVSRIPGENWNKEWEKNYFKPVIIGNRCVIHSSFHNDIPDVEYDIKIDPEMAFGTGSHETTYLLLEEILSIDLNGKTVLDMGCGTAILGILASMRGASRVTAIDIDAFAHKNACKNITLNNVSNITVKQGGVELLDMESFDVIFANINRNILLNDMKYYVSCMHRNSIIYFSGFYSDDLILINEEAERNRLAFEYKTVRNKWVVAKYLKIN; the protein is encoded by the coding sequence ATGAATGATTATGCGGAAGTAAATATCAAAATAAAGCCTTATAACGAAGTAGCAACAGATATTCTTAGCGCAATGCTCGCCGACATCGGTTTTGAGAGTTTTGTGTCTGATAGTAATGGATTGAAAGCTTATATTCCTTTCGAATCTCTTGATCTAGGGAATATAGAAAGCATTTTTTCAGATTATCCGATGGACAATTTGATTACTTTCGATGTTTCCCGTATACCAGGTGAAAATTGGAATAAAGAATGGGAGAAGAACTATTTTAAACCGGTTATTATCGGAAACCGTTGTGTAATTCATAGTTCTTTTCATAACGATATTCCAGATGTTGAATATGATATAAAAATAGATCCGGAAATGGCTTTTGGCACGGGAAGTCATGAAACGACATATTTGTTGCTCGAAGAAATACTTTCAATTGATTTGAACGGTAAAACAGTTCTTGATATGGGATGCGGAACAGCTATCCTCGGTATTTTGGCATCTATGCGAGGTGCATCGAGAGTAACCGCTATAGATATCGATGCTTTTGCTCATAAAAATGCATGTAAAAATATTACATTAAATAACGTTTCTAATATAACAGTTAAACAGGGTGGGGTAGAATTGCTGGATATGGAATCTTTTGATGTGATATTTGCTAATATCAATCGTAATATTTTGTTAAATGACATGAAATATTATGTATCGTGTATGCATCGAAATTCTATCATATATTTCAGCGGTTTTTATAGTGATGATTTAATATTGATAAATGAAGAGGCTGAAAGAAACAGATTGGCATTTGAATATAAAACCGTGCGAAATAAGTGGGTTGTAGCGAAATATTTAAAAATAAATTGA
- a CDS encoding TlpA disulfide reductase family protein: MYNKIVMFFTTVFTLYSCTESYVIQGTVDKAANGDWAYLQKQAGNTFVGVDSVQIKNGSFIFKGRQDSATMAVISVIGKEARSYSPLLFVLENGELEAEIDTLSVISGSILNDIFQRYMTKRLQIENTLQVLSRDYLTSYISGVLNDSLVTVMKKAFSDTENQLKILTKKYIISNTGNISGVFVFIQNSFLFDPQEQREIISTSEPYFRKNHEIKSFEALLERTKNVEPGMPYIDIVMQNPSGHQVTLSDYIGNGKYVLIDFWASWCGPCRKQMPELKAIYNRFKSDKFELIGVSFDNNRQEWLRYIHDNHLTWPQMSDLKGWDSEVIMLYAIQGIPHTVLIDPSGKIVANNLKGNELVQKLVELLEK, from the coding sequence ATGTATAACAAAATTGTCATGTTCTTTACAACTGTATTTACTCTGTATTCATGTACCGAAAGTTATGTTATTCAGGGTACGGTCGATAAAGCGGCTAATGGTGATTGGGCTTATTTACAAAAACAAGCCGGAAATACATTTGTCGGAGTAGATAGCGTACAGATTAAAAACGGATCTTTTATCTTTAAAGGAAGACAGGATAGTGCGACTATGGCTGTTATATCTGTAATAGGAAAGGAGGCTCGTTCTTATTCTCCATTATTATTTGTTCTTGAAAATGGTGAATTAGAGGCTGAAATAGATACTTTATCGGTTATATCGGGAAGTATTCTGAACGATATATTTCAGAGGTATATGACGAAAAGGCTACAAATTGAGAATACGTTACAAGTGTTGAGTCGCGATTACCTAACGTCTTATATTAGCGGTGTACTTAACGACAGTTTGGTAACTGTCATGAAAAAAGCATTTTCAGATACGGAGAACCAGCTTAAGATTCTTACGAAAAAATATATTATTTCGAATACAGGGAATATAAGCGGTGTTTTTGTGTTTATTCAGAACAGTTTTTTGTTTGACCCACAGGAGCAAAGGGAGATTATTTCTACCAGTGAACCTTATTTTCGCAAAAATCATGAGATAAAGTCTTTCGAGGCCTTATTAGAACGAACAAAGAATGTTGAACCCGGCATGCCTTATATCGATATTGTTATGCAAAATCCTTCCGGTCATCAGGTCACATTATCGGATTATATAGGTAATGGTAAATATGTTTTGATTGATTTTTGGGCATCATGGTGTGGGCCATGCCGTAAACAAATGCCTGAGTTGAAAGCAATATATAATCGTTTTAAAAGTGATAAATTTGAATTGATAGGGGTTTCTTTTGATAATAACAGGCAGGAGTGGTTAAGATACATACATGACAATCATTTAACTTGGCCGCAAATGAGCGACCTTAAAGGTTGGGATTCCGAAGTTATTATGTTGTATGCTATTCAAGGAATCCCTCATACTGTGTTGATTGACCCTTCGGGTAAGATAGTCGCTAATAATCTTAAGGGAAATGAACTTGTACAGAAATTAGTCGAATTATTAGAAAAATAA
- a CDS encoding phage holin family protein → MSEPETSKNQLHQLIEEVKTYLFLQRDMLKIEGVEKLTILISSFLLLTLLIVLGTGALFYLLFALAYVLAPYVGGIAMSFTIIGCIFLLILAIVFSFRKSLIINPIVRFLADLFLKKDTED, encoded by the coding sequence ATGTCCGAACCCGAAACATCCAAGAATCAGTTGCATCAATTGATTGAAGAGGTAAAAACATATTTGTTCTTGCAACGAGATATGCTAAAAATAGAAGGAGTGGAGAAACTTACGATTTTGATTTCTTCATTCTTATTGCTGACACTACTTATTGTTTTAGGTACCGGAGCTTTATTTTACTTACTGTTTGCGTTGGCATATGTGCTGGCTCCTTACGTTGGTGGAATTGCAATGAGCTTTACTATAATAGGTTGCATCTTTCTTTTGATTTTGGCAATAGTTTTTTCATTTCGTAAATCTCTTATTATCAATCCAATTGTGCGTTTTTTAGCAGATCTTTTTCTAAAAAAAGACACGGAGGATTAA
- a CDS encoding YtxH domain-containing protein: MKNLSVLFAFLGGAAVGAALGVLFAPEKGVDTRNRINKLLREKGIKLSHQDMSDLVDQITEELKPGTAE, translated from the coding sequence ATGAAAAATTTATCGGTTTTATTTGCATTTTTAGGTGGTGCCGCAGTCGGTGCTGCACTAGGAGTACTTTTTGCTCCTGAAAAAGGTGTTGATACGCGTAATCGTATTAATAAACTTTTACGTGAAAAAGGTATTAAACTGAGTCATCAAGACATGAGTGATCTGGTTGATCAGATTACAGAAGAATTGAAACCCGGGACTGCAGAATGA